In Leptidea sinapis chromosome 2, ilLepSina1.1, whole genome shotgun sequence, the sequence ATTCCTCCTCCTTCCTCCAAATTccttaattttttgtatttttcatgCTATTTcatgtttgtagaaagaacaatattgtaataaagaaggttaTTAAGTTAAGTTAGGTTAAATTACatgtaactaataaaaatattttcatactgcataatttagttatataatgattaataaaatatcattaaattattcttGTTCTTATACAGTAACAaagaaacaaattttttttattgtacaacttatatattttgtaaccaATTTAATAATTCAGCCTAGCTCTTCAACATGGAAAATTAggctattttttatgaaaataagggacgagacgtgctggacgttcagctgatggtaactgattattacaatgaagtgccactcaggattcttgaaaacaccGAAAATTCTGATCgacattacaactgcgctcgtcaccttgtgacataagatgttaagtctcatttgcccagtaatttctctagctatggcacccttcagaccgaaacacagtaatgcttacacattactgttcaTGGCAGAAATTGGAGCCTTTGTGAaccacataatctagccggcttcttgtgcaaaggagcctcccactggtaggctTTCTTAGTACCCTTAGTGCGAGTATTCTTGGTACCCTTCtccatattaataattttaatttaatgtattcatatatattcatatatgtCATCAAAAAGTGAAATCATCACTTCTGTTGGAGAAAAGGAACTAACAGTGTATGGAATAATGAGATATTTAGATAAtcaattttatacctcctgaaatttccattcaaaaaattacattttccaCAGAAGAAACAAACATCATTTCACAGATTTACATATACTAAAgtcaataattattgaattatttttttgcaaaacatattttatcataatacaGTTAATAAATACTAAGAATTACTCGATCAAAGTGCCAAAATTTACTGtaataattgatgtttttaaCTTATAACCTTTTGTAACTTTTAGGACACTAGTGGACATAATCTGTTTCCGTTACAAcagcacacaattattttttattgaataccTTTGATAAACAgtattaaagttatattaatacTGTTAAGTAAATTATCTacttatttataactatttgaGGTTACTTGGATTAGTAATAGGAATAAATTAATTCCAGAATAGCCGGTTTCTGTACTATTAACTGTCACCAGTAttgatacaatatacttacacgACTACCATATTCAACTCCTATAAGATTCCGTACTTTCAATGCGCCAAAAGTTGTTTGATAAACATTTTCTACCATTTcaccttttttgttttttatttcaggTTTCACATCGATGGCGTGTAGGTTATTACTCAAATAAAGAATAACTGTGTCTCCttcatctattttatttttgtaagtcttaaaactcatttttaaaatactaaattaatttatacaccaaaataaccaataaaacaaatttcaaaaagtaaacaaaattgtaaacaGAACCGTCATCCCAACCATGTGtaattgacatttgacagatGTTAGTGATAACACATTATCATTGATTTGTATTAgaactaattttaaaatttaactattgagatttacatattatgtatcgaGTTGGAGCTCATTATAaacatattgtaaattattttatgatccTTTATAATcatgtgtaaaatatttatttaaatcaatctATACTTACCACTATATATTTTAGAGCAGTAAAGTCTGGTGTTATCTTGTATAAAAGTGTCGAATTAATTTAAAAGGCCGTAATTGTTGTAGTAGAATAATTCAAAAACTGTAATCACACCCCTGTAGAAATGTTTGAAATGTGGCAGTACTGGCTAAAGGTCAGCAGCGTGCTAAGTGAATCTGAGGATTTCGGTAATTTCATGGGCTTCAAATGTATTATTTCTTACCCATCTATCATATTCTTTAACTAACCTAAACAAACGAACAAAAAGAAACAATACTAAAGTTGCTTCAAGGGCAAAATTGAAGGcctaatagtttaaaaatatcaccaaaagaAATGATGAGGTCTAGTGAGCGAGCGAATTCGCACTTGGTTATCAGCGTCACTGCCTATGAGAGTTATGGTGTACCGGCAGCACCCAAATAAGCAACGGGACAGGGGTACCCCCTGAAGAATAAGAATCCCCGGGTATGGTAAGACTACTTTAAATAATGACCATTTGCCCTGGCCACATATAATGTTAAGACAGGGCGGACCGGCGAGAAGACTATAATAGGATATCGCAGGGTTATCTGAAGTTCGCAGACAGGGTCACACTAAGACAGATCTACTCCAACGTCATTGGAGACAATTACTCAAAACTAGGCAAACGTAGCGGCAATGAATTGAGAGGCAATTTCGTTATAAAAATTTGAACGCCCGAAGCCAGATGCTAGTTGACATTATGGAGATGGAGGGTATCATATGACGAACTCCTTTTTCATGAAGCTGGAACAATGCAAATAGACTTGGATTGGTCTCAATGGTGCCATCAGAAATGAGATTCACTTTATCACCATTCACCAGCTACTATGCTTGGCGTTTCTGGACAGTGAGAAAGcttttgattcgatcgagatctgagcggtgcttcagtctctccagaggtgtCACATTGACTATCGATATATCGAAGATATGAAGTATTTTTATGGAAACGCCACTATGTCATTCCATCTCCAGGATCAGTTATTAAAGCCTTTCCGATTGCAGCGGCGAAgacagacaaggcgatgtcaagCTGTTAAACGCTGCGTTGGAATTTTTTTTAAGCTTCTGGGCTGAATGGACTGTGCTCAATATCAACGCTGAATATATCACTCATCTTCCATTCACAGACGATATCGTTATCATGGctgagaccatggaagacttaagccatgtGTTCGTTGACCTCAATACATCCCAAgaagtaggtctcaaaatgaacatggacaagacgaagatcatgtctaacATCCATGTCATAGGGTTTGGGAAGTGTTTGGAATGGTACACACACGTGGTCGCTAGCTATgagcctgatgagaaagctcaatCATGGTCACTTAGAGAGCAatgaagagggctatgcttggagatTTATGATGAGATGATGTGATGAACCACAAATGTCATATTCATTAATAACAGGCGAAGGCAGTTTAGTAGAAAATAGGAGACTAATTTTTCTTCAATTTCTTTTTACTAagtataaaaagaaaacaaattatttagttaGGTACTATTTTGTTGACATTTGTTTGCATATTAtgggatttttatatatatttataacatatatttCATGGTTAGATATTGTGTAAAATTGAAGATGGTATTTTATTAATCGATgagaatatgaaataaaataattaaaaagggAGAAATGTTTCAcattatgtaggtacctattctaggaaataatattataagggatttttttataacacattTTAATAATCAGACGGAATGACGCCCTAACTTGTCAACGCTTGCAGCTGAATAAAGTGATAATATTCAAAACCCTGATAAAACCTTTTGTAGATATCTACAACCTCTCCGCCTTTCACCTTCgacagtaatatttttattatctgtgCACAGCTTGACGTTGACAGTTGCAACTCGATAATAGTCGATAGAGTACCTACAcactgcattttttttattaatttgtaatttttagtgCGAGGTGCATAAATTGTATGGATTGTGTGTGAAAGTTTctgttattattaaagaaaagcACAATGATGGGCTTTAAATGAGATTGACGTATTACCAACtgtactttttagttttattttgtttgaaaacatTTTATAGAACGTGTAAAAAATGGTGACTATGGATGCGTCCAAAATGACGAGCAAAACGAGTTCATTAAAAGCTCTTATTTTAAAAGCTTGGCGTGAGCGCTGGACGGACATTCAATGGGGTATTAATATCAAAACGATTCTTCCTAGAGGAGTCAGTGGAGATCTTTACAACTTAGCTGATTGTATTCTTCAACAAGCAATGGTTGGATGTGGAGCTAACCAGCTAGTAATGTCTTACTTAAAACATTCGTTAGCTTCGCACATTGTGTCCTATGCGGCTGTATTACAAAGAATCGCAAAGTTCGATGCATTTCATAAGGCCCATTGTATTTCAAGCTTACTGGATTTCTTGGAAACATTCATTGACAATGTAACATGTCGGGGTAAAATGGAAGAGGAAATATTGGCTAGTGCAGTTTCATCTATCATCCTATGGTTATTGCAAGTGTACCACTATTCACTCAGCAAATAtatttcatcaaatccaatccaagGCCAAGAACTCTTAGAAAAATCAAGTTCCCTATTGAACTCAATTGTAAACTCAGATTTCTTACAAGCAATGTTCTATTTAGCAAAGCAAAATGATCCGGAGGAGTATAATGAAGTTATTAAGAAATGTCAAGAAATTTCGTCTGCTATATTGATGAATACACAATTTAAGGCACCAGCTTCAATACATGAGACGTTACAAAAGATTTGTGATATGAATATTGATAAAATTGCTGCATTGAATGTTACGCCCGAAACAGTTACACATTGTGTTCAGGCTCTGATAGCTATTAATGTGTTATCTAATGCAAGTGTTGATGTACTACAGCTAGCAAGTCAATTGATGACTATTAAAAGAATCAAAGGATTCTCACTATCAAGACTATATTGCGAAATAATAAGAGCATGTTTTGTGTCGTTGAATGATGCCAGTAGAGATGCTTCTACACAGGCTTTATGGGCAGCCTTTACATTCCTCAGAATACCTCAAGAAATTCAGTATCTCCACAATACCTGTGGTACAAACAGTAAAGAAAGTGAATATTCTGGTGAAGTTGTAGAAGCGTTTGAAATGCTATTACAGAGTACTCCTTTGCTAGATGTGGTTGATTCTAAGAACTCTTGTAATTGCATTATATCATTGTTAGAGTCATTAGTAAAATTGAATGTTGTATCTGAGAGTCACTTGACATATTTTAATCAAAAGCGAGAAACAAAAGATATTAAGTTACAAAAACTAGAGCCAACTGGCTTACAAGGCCCTGTACCTCTTTATTTAACTCGAGCAGAGCCAACATTGACTGGAATATTGAAGACAATGTGTGGTGATTTCCACAATACTCATGAATCATTTTATAACATGCTATGTCAAATTGTTGGGAGTACAACTTTGGATACTATTCTTGCTGTAGCGACTGTTGAGGGAAAATTAAAACTCTTTGTTTCTAGACTTATAAAATTCAATGAGTTTGCTTTATTAGCCGCTAGTGAGAAAGGTGCAACACAATCTAAggtatatatatttgatatgaCATTTCTTATTCTCTGTTCAATTGTACAAGATTACGGAATTGAGGTATTAGATGAAAATGGTGATTCATTTTTTGAACAATGGGTCAGGGATTGTATGCCACAAAAAGGTGTTCAGAAGTGTCCCAATCAAATCGTATTAAAATGTGATCAAcaaattgttgatatattcattCATCATCTCAGTGCGtctgattttgattttaaaaatacaaatctaAAACCTCATgacttatttatgaatgtaagtGCAGTAGTCAAGGAAATACTCTTTGCTTGGGAACAAGGATCTCTTACTGTTGCTGATGTAAAAAGAATGTTAGACTCAATGAGACAAAAGATGGCTTGTTTAGCAGTATGTGGCTCAGTTTGGCTATGTTCTTATATCAATATGGTCCATGGAGATGTGGTGTTAAAGCCAATTAATATGCTGCAACAATTTTTAACTCCACCCAGTGATGTGGAATTGGCACAGATTGAAAATTTCAAAGAGCGCACAGCATTGATGagtcaaataattaataaaatgcaataTGATGTTCAGCCACCATCAGTCTCAAAATCTAAGGCATTAACCATCTCACACGGCATTATTTCACGACAACCAATATTGGAACAGTTGAAGTCTGTATGGGATGATATCAGAACTAGAGGATATTTGCATGTTGATGCAACTCATATTGTTCAAAGTTTGTTAAACACTGCAGGTCCAGTTTGGTTTGTGACAAATCTTATCAAAGAGACACTTAGTTTTCGTTATCAGGAAGATCTCTGTAGATCAGTAGATATTGTTCTTGCCATGTTTTATTTGGATATCGAAAATTGTACAGAAGCACTATTACGTCATGTGTTACCACAGTATCTGTTTAATGCAAAGTTGAGTGAGACATTAGTTGAACCTCAAGCTGCTGCATTAGCGAAGCTTTCAGCTTATTGTATTTTTGCTGCCCTTGAACAGTGTATGTTGACTAAACAATCAGCCGGACGTAAACGGCGCCATGAAGATAGTGAGGATTTAGATGCTGCTCCATCAAGTAAATTGAGAAGACTTAATAATAACTCCTCTGATGGTAGTTTGGCATACTTCTCTCAGGGGCAAAGCATATCTGGTGTCGTATTGAAAGAACCTTTACAATCATGTTTGGAAATGTTGTTTAGATCATTCTCTCAATTGGCAGGGAAAAACGGGCAGATTACACCTCAAACtcaatttatatttgaatttcttatttatatcaTAGAATGTGGTCAAGACAGAGCTCAGTTGGTCTTGCAAAAAATGCCAACTGAAACAGTGCCTACACTTATTAAAGCTTTGCCGGATAATTTTgacataagttttattttgaggTTATATGATTTATCAACACCACATGGTAGGAAAGATGCTGCTAGAGACCTTTGCCTGCTGAGAAATATGAGGCTCAGACCCGAATGATTATCTATCATGGTTTTTTAGGTTAAGGGAAGAATTGAAGTGTACATAGTATGTTACAAatgtttcataatatatatcttataccatgaatattttgtttgatttcCTAAAAAGAGGGTagatgtgaaataaaataacattttgttttgacaacaatttattgcaattttttcATTATGCATAACTatctcattaatttaatttcaaatggCTTTACTTGTACCCTACAAGCAAACttacaaagtttattttaatatctgttTTCGGGTAAATTTCAATCACAAAATCTATAGTaagtaagaaacaaaaaaaaattaagagtaaTGGAATAATTTCACAGAATTAATTGTTTGAAggagaaatataatataatttaacataattaataaatcttacaactttattaaattacattcatGTAATTATTTACAACAATAAAATTCACAATGTACCTGTCACATTTAATATGACAGCTCGACTAAATTTAAGTGGACGGTTTAGTTACAATTTGTACACATAATAATTCTTAGTTAAAATTTCTACATCTATGTACATTTTACAACCTTATGTGTATTTACGAAGATCACAGGAGAGTTCCAGaatgtatttattatctacTCACCTAAACTAAACATATATAAAGGTAACAGAACAATGTTTTACTATTAGGTAATACTTGATAGAAATTGTGCTATAGCTGTTATAACGCCGGCTTTTTGGCACCGGGCGAGTCCGGGTGAGAGCGAtctgtaataaaaaatacaaatttaaatgttattagaaacttgtgtttatgttttttttacataaacacgACCCATTCCTGACCAGACccaatgaggagatccgtaggagaaccaaagtcaccgacagcccaaataattgcgaaactgttgtggcagtgggcagggcacatagctcgacggacagatggccgtcgGGGCAGTAAGGTTCTTGCCTGGCGACGACGTAGCAGAAGACGTGGTCTTGGTAGgcccccccataagatggatgatctggtctagatcgccggaataggttggatgagggcagcgtaggaccgatcgtcatggcgatctttggaggaggccttttgtcttccagctgaaataaTGATGACCCATTCCAGCCGGCCGCGGAGTAGGGGTGAAGTTAGATTACTTATTCAACTCATACTTCAAGTCAGGAGTCAGCAAGATCTCATTTACAAATGCAATTATCCGTGAAGTACCAAGGTAGGTAGGTATCTACTTCTTTAATAGTTACGTACGAATTCAACCTAGGATTGAACGAATTCAACtaaattttgaatgaaatgtatgtatgtttaaggtACCTACTAGTAAAGAGGTAGATGCAAGGAACAAAGTATACATTCTATATTCAGTTAATCAATAGGTAGGTCACTCACTCACTCAGTAGTAGGATTAGCTGCTAAAAGAACAGGCTCGTCAGAAAATTCAATGACTTGAATGAAGGCATTCCTACCAACTTACATATATTTCCGTATAGCTACACTTTTACGTGTAGGTCACTCACCAATTTGCCTTCTAAGCAGTTCACTATCCACTTGTGTATTGTTTTCCGACGGTGCTCTGACTGTCATCGTTAAGCTTAACCTATTGGGACTACAGTTTTCATCAGAAGTTTCTTCTGAATTAGTGAAAGAAGTCCTATGATTCCTCCACGCATCTTGATAGGAACTGTCCGAAGTTATGGTGCTACATCTATTGTTAGTGTGAGGAACGTATTGTTCAGGAGACCAGTCGAAGACGAACGTATGGCTATAGTTATGAGAATACGCAGATGGAGTTCCACTGGGTGTTGGAGGGGTTGTCGTCACATAAGGACTCAGGTCTTGATGACAAACGTCTGGGACTTTCTGTAGCGCAGATTCTGACCACGTTGGACTTGGATTCCATTGGTCAGTCATCTCTGGCTCTGATATATTGAAGTTTTTCGATCCTGGTCTTCGACTAGCCAATGATCCAGCGACTGCTACTAATGTATCAGCGCCAGAGCTGGTTACAAAACGCGGAGAAATGTTAGGGACAGGTGTTCTTGCTTTCTCTTCGGatttactttttcttttattattttgttgtggTCTCGTATCCTCAATTCGTGTAATATGGTATCTGAAAGTTAATACTACAGTTAAACATATAAATACGGCTCTGTTTTATTTGCGGGGTGATTAGAAATTTCACCAGATTTTAGGGAGCTTCTCCTGTTATTTGTTTCTTTTCTTACCTGTTCTCTTGTAGTGATACGGAGTAGTCTACTGGGCCATTGTCCGTTCTTTCGTAAGCGTAATGAATAGGAGTAAGGTGTGTGGGTATTTGTTGTAAATGTGGCTGGATGTTATTATTAGGCATCATCACTGGTTGGCTGCCGTTGATGCATACAGGTGGTGTTGGAGCATATTGCATCGTGGCCGGGTAGACCTGGATATCTGGGGGTGGAGGGCCGTACATCCTCGTAGCTGCTTCATAAGCTAGACCATAATGGAGCTTAGACTGGACTGCGTAGTAATGGTAAAGCCAAGGATTTGCTTTCATGACAGCTGCCTCCAGTTCACTGTGGACAAGAATAACAAGatttataaaatcttattaataaatgcagAAATAAACAGGAGTAAGATTCTTTGGACTCTCAAGTGATAAATAAAGGGTAATCTTATACCAGCATCCAAGTAGTACTTCCACGTTGACACATATTTAATTAACGATTTTATAATGACTGACCACAATATCCTTTGATACCAGATACATATGAATGTTACTTACAGACTAAGAGAATTATTGTTAGATAATTTTTTCATGAATCGCTCCAGATGGTTAGAATGGTCTCATGGCGTTTCTTGTGTGTAccttatatgaaaaaatatatagaatattaGATTTGAACGTACACATTGGTGCTAAAAAGCCATTCAATAGACCCATTCAAAGGCCCCTTTCTCATTTTACTCCATCGAATCAGGCTTATTTATGGATTAATACATGCGGACTGAAGGTAAAAACTCATTTTTCTCTCGCCGTGTTAGGTACTTTTAAAACTGAAAAGGTTTTCATTGTTGGTGGTATAGATAGAAAATAATACACTACAGCTCCTCGACCGATCATGGTGAAGTTTTGCACATACATTGTAAGGGGTACAGAAAAGGGCATAAGGTATGCGATATAAATTATATGCGAGGTCCATATATAATGAATGATGCAAAATAATCATTTCCAATGTTTTCGGATTGGCGTACAACGAATTTGGCGTATACAATCTATTGTAACAATATGCATATCAATTCCAAGTTTGTCGGGATGCAGGAATAcaatttttaatctatatataagtaatataatgaaaatggtccttctttgaggctctttcacgcctaagccactgatcgtatcgacatgaaactactaacaccgttcgatgcgaaatttatcctagatggtttatgactacttatttttttaatgtttgaatttatttccttttaaaattcgcccagccaagcgggcgggaacggctagttattATGTATACGTATAGTATACAGGTTTCAGGGACTCCATACGTTCGAGTGAAAAAATCTGGAACCATTGAAAGATTACTTATCTATATGACTGCCTGTCTGTACGCCTAGGTACATAttcttatcatcatcatcagccggaagacgtccaccgctgtacaaaggcctcccttaaagatcttcacgacgatcggtcgaTCTTGTGgagacctaccaacactgcgtcttccggtacgtggtcgccattctaggactgccccaacggccatctgtccgtcgagttaCATAACTCGGTGTGTTGATTgtcatttttttagtttttacttcTAATTTTATTGGTTAatggtttttattaaatcagaTGTTTCACATCTATCATACGCAACATgacatattatttaaagttcCCGAGGGATCGCGACACCTATTTCACGCAGACGTAGTGCAAGTAAGAGCTTATACGAAAATTAAAGCCAGAATTATTCCCCTGCATAATATAACTAGTTAGGTATATAGTTGTCTGACATTCTGTCACCAAGAAGTGGCGTTTGagtatttatatgtgtattatgtTTGAATAGCGCATTAGCAAGTTAAATTCTTTGACCGCTTAAGATGTAATGTTTTAAGGCTTCGACTCTAGTGCAGTGCTTACACTGTAAAAATAGATGAACTAGTTGACATCCGATGAACAGTCAACCAATCTTATTTAGCCACtacaataacttttataaatagttttatgATTATGTAGATAACAGAGATttgtaaacttttataatatactagttcacccagcaaacgttgtattgccgatattaaaatcgcgatacaaaagtaactgttgatcgtagatgggtgaaaatttgaagttgtatgtatttttttatgctgactcataatctaacaaatttaaaaaactagtgtcaaaaaaaattttggtgtggaccaccctgaacatttagggagatgaaaaatagatgttttccgattctcagacctacccaatatgcactcaaaatttcatgagaatcggtcaagctgtttcgaaggagtttaactacaaacaccgcgacatgagaattttatacagggtgtcccgtaatcagtggaccaacgggatacccgtgataggggtggtcatcatctctcgaaaacaccaaattttactgttctagggccagtagttcaaaagatatgattttttaagcattattttgaaaattctacccttatcaacacaaaagttgaaaaaaaatattttttatttttattttgccctgtttcttaacttaaggtggctgaggaaacatgtgtcttcacaattaaatccatttttgtgaataaatattgccaaattaaaaattaaaaaccaaaacatgcgcaaatatcaaataactaaatttgcaacgtgatgtttgaagcaagctagtgcaaaaaaaatgtatgacagccttgcggaccattatttaaaaaacatctgcagttcatactgattccaaaaaggtataacaatattacattttacaaaaaaaataacttaataaccaattttagactccaattgcgagaaacatttaagcgctatctattctgagaattattttgttatcgagagagagataacacaatatgctatctctttctcgctcaggtacctttttcgtttacggggtcctattggccgacgcctatgatccccacaccctaatttttcaaattattcttagtttcatcagagacttgctcatagctcgtagctgcacacgtgttttttacttcgctaccattacgactcttttttttggtgactgacgcttgaattggaccttgtttgtctttgtgatttggatactgtttgcccggattttataaaatgcctaatacctatactcctcgtgaatatgctgagatgtattttatttacggtctgtgtaatgcaaacgctcggcaagcagcccgtacgtatcgtgagcgctatcctaatcgcgaccgctatccggatcatcgaatttttctccgtgtaaataacgcgtatttagaaggcagaattcccggagctgcaaacaacgtgggaagacctagaagagtcgatgaacttcaaatactggccgaagtgacagaagaaccttctacgagtgttcgtcgtatttcaagacgtactggtatagcaaaaacaacagtacatcgcattttaaaaagaaacagtttatacccttatcatattcaacgagtgcaggcactattacctgctgattatcaacggaggatagatttttgtgcagagatgcttcgccgatgccgacaagatccactatttttcaattcaatattatggagcgatgaatcgtgttttaaaagagttggagtgtttaacattcataatttacatgaatgggctgttgtgaatccacgtattgtacgagaagatagattccagcaccagtttggagtcaatttgtgggctggaatcttagatggtaaacttattggtccatttgagctcccaccgaggcttaatggtgctcggtacttgcaatttttaagaaatgacttaagtaatttattagcaaatgtaccacaggaggtatgtgagaggatgtggttacagcatgatggcgcacccgctcattattgcagacaagtgagggaatatttaaacgagtcttacccaagtaggtggattggacgaggaggtacaatcccatggccagctcgatcacctgatcttaatccattggattattttttatggggatattttaaagaatccgtatatgaaaccgttaacgataacgaaagacagctaagacaaaaactgaatgtggtgagtgaaaaagtcaaaaataatgaaagggcgttaaaaagtttaaaaagaaattttataagaagatgccggctatgccttagagtaagaggaagacatttcgaacatttattataagaaataaataaaaaaattctaactatttacttttgttttattgtaaattccgccaagaaattgctatctaatgttgatttaaaataattattgtcttttattgtttcacaataatgattaattatac encodes:
- the LOC126975782 gene encoding PAS domain-containing protein cky-1-like isoform X2, which translates into the protein MMMTQNGKLLYISDNAAEYLGHSMEDLLIHGDSVYDVIDKQDQQAVRSELSRAPSDGEDRVFLCRMNVARNARRQMRFGDQKVVLVRGHYVSYLPLCSRNEPVFLASCTPLAMPETRECVVHGATNVFTTVHAMDMKILHIDTNSEWHLGWDRSSLHGVSWYHLLHPECCKEAQTKHRLITQSEQERSCIALLRLQRRCGQFLWVHVVLQLKDNLENSQRPVIVCTNQVLSELEAAVMKANPWLYHYYAVQSKLHYGLAYEAATRMYGPPPPDIQVYPATMQYAPTPPVCINGSQPVMMPNNNIQPHLQQIPTHLTPIHYAYERTDNGPVDYSVSLQENRYHITRIEDTRPQQNNKRKSKSEEKARTPVPNISPRFVTSSGADTLVAVAGSLASRRPGSKNFNISEPEMTDQWNPSPTWSESALQKVPDVCHQDLSPYVTTTPPTPSGTPSAYSHNYSHTFVFDWSPEQYVPHTNNRCSTITSDSSYQDAWRNHRTSFTNSEETSDENCSPNRLSLTMTVRAPSENNTQVDSELLRRQIDRSHPDSPGAKKPAL
- the LOC126975782 gene encoding PAS domain-containing protein cky-1-like isoform X1, whose translation is MFTRFDQGKSTKGASKLRRDLINAEIANLRDLLPLPPSTRQRLSQLQLMALVCVYVRKSNYFQQVFKRFDITHQPSTGQNFGFSKALNGFLMMMTQNGKLLYISDNAAEYLGHSMEDLLIHGDSVYDVIDKQDQQAVRSELSRAPSDGEDRVFLCRMNVARNARRQMRFGDQKVVLVRGHYVSYLPLCSRNEPVFLASCTPLAMPETRECVVHGATNVFTTVHAMDMKILHIDTNSEWHLGWDRSSLHGVSWYHLLHPECCKEAQTKHRLITQSEQERSCIALLRLQRRCGQFLWVHVVLQLKDNLENSQRPVIVCTNQVLSELEAAVMKANPWLYHYYAVQSKLHYGLAYEAATRMYGPPPPDIQVYPATMQYAPTPPVCINGSQPVMMPNNNIQPHLQQIPTHLTPIHYAYERTDNGPVDYSVSLQENRYHITRIEDTRPQQNNKRKSKSEEKARTPVPNISPRFVTSSGADTLVAVAGSLASRRPGSKNFNISEPEMTDQWNPSPTWSESALQKVPDVCHQDLSPYVTTTPPTPSGTPSAYSHNYSHTFVFDWSPEQYVPHTNNRCSTITSDSSYQDAWRNHRTSFTNSEETSDENCSPNRLSLTMTVRAPSENNTQVDSELLRRQIDRSHPDSPGAKKPAL
- the LOC126975782 gene encoding uncharacterized protein LOC126975782 isoform X4 — translated: MKILHIDTNSEWHLGWDRSSLHGVSWYHLLHPECCKEAQTKHRLITQSEQERSCIALLRLQRRCGQFLWVHVVLQLKDNLENSQRPVIVCTNQVLSELEAAVMKANPWLYHYYAVQSKLHYGLAYEAATRMYGPPPPDIQVYPATMQYAPTPPVCINGSQPVMMPNNNIQPHLQQIPTHLTPIHYAYERTDNGPVDYSVSLQENRYHITRIEDTRPQQNNKRKSKSEEKARTPVPNISPRFVTSSGADTLVAVAGSLASRRPGSKNFNISEPEMTDQWNPSPTWSESALQKVPDVCHQDLSPYVTTTPPTPSGTPSAYSHNYSHTFVFDWSPEQYVPHTNNRCSTITSDSSYQDAWRNHRTSFTNSEETSDENCSPNRLSLTMTVRAPSENNTQVDSELLRRQIDRSHPDSPGAKKPAL